A genomic region of Ammospiza nelsoni isolate bAmmNel1 chromosome 3, bAmmNel1.pri, whole genome shotgun sequence contains the following coding sequences:
- the LOC132070762 gene encoding uncharacterized LOC128706665 homolog, giving the protein MGLKTFWKDNKVLIVMGASLGLVHWGWYYLKSSPIFQVKTEDFSPDREILAFMMQTARKSKEK; this is encoded by the coding sequence ATGGGTCTTAAAACCTTCTGGAAGGACAACAAAGTTCTGATTGTTATGGGAGCTAGCCTGGGGCTAGTGCACTGGGGCTGGTATTACTTGAAGTCCAGTCCTATTTTCCAAGTGAAGACAGAGGATTTTTCTCCAGACCGTGAGATTCTGGCATTCATGATGCAAACTGCTCgcaaaagtaaagaaaaatag
- the MKKS gene encoding molecular chaperone MKKS, with product MSRLEARKPPLLISEPLTRDVVSQSLFLLSGILKSSYGPAGRLKQLHNGVGGCVCTTSQSSALLGRLSLSQPVLRVLTASVQNHVSRFSDCGLFTAILCCGFIENFRSLNVAPFTLITISKHLLSLCVDHLKSESCGCRVSVDFSSVETLVCLVRSILTSKPACMLNKTEVDHLTSLVLRAFIFTVPCHVGTNAALGKCVVIPVKGGRVVDSTVLPGLLIEAPEVQLGKPLAVKRTGSDMIKIALFSVSMSGDGSNPEEGTIAVHHGVSLEVSELNQLLNVGKQLVKDEVGLVVCQKVMHPSLKQYLKEQGVVAVDRAGLSLMEPLGRVTGSQPIASIHSLPPGCYGSLKDLCVESFASKHFLHLIPGDTVICSLILCNRSETAWDELKRVCETAEHVLQLTVKEPLALLGGGCTETHLASYLRHKSYSLPASTLRDLGCSQTQYRLVAEGFCRALESVARALSHDGEEVLTDVVYGHCWFVPPGSPCVSRWSDLVSKCSCGASSSTEDLSWSFLQGQSGSPVLQGCPQEPSVKVADLRVLDCFAAKCSGLQVALETANLILDLSYIIEDQN from the exons ATGTCTCGCCTTGAAGCTAGAAAGCCTCCGTTACTTATTAGCGAGCCGCTAACTAGAGATGTAGTGAGTCAGTCGCTGTTTCTGCTGAGTGGGATATTAAAATCTTCCTACGGTCCTGCTGGTCGACTCAAGCAGCTGCACAATGGTGTGGGGGGCTGTGTTTGTACCACTTCCCAGTCCTCGGCCCTCCTGGGGCGCCTTTCCCTCAGCCAGCCCGTGCTGCGTGTCCTGACAGCCTCTGTACAGAACCACGTGTCACGTTTCAGTGACTGTGGCTTGTTCACTGCTATTCTTTGCTGTGGCTTCATTGAAAATTTCAGGAGCCTGAATGTTGCACCTTTTACTCTCATTACAATAAGCAAGCATCTTCTGAGTCTGTGCGTGGACCACCTGAAATCTGAGTCCTGTGGTTGCCGGGTGTCTGTGGATTTTAGCAGTGTTGAGACCCTTGTTTGTTTGGTTCGGAGCATTTTAACAAGCAAACCTGCTTGCATGCTTAATAAAACTGAAGTTGATCATCTCACCTCACTGGTTTTAAGGGCTTTTATATTTACTGTTCCATGTCACGTTGGGACTAATGCTGCTTTAGGGAAGTGTGTGGTAATACCCGTGAAGGGTGGAAGAGTTGTGGATTCTACAGTTCTTCCTGGTCTGCTGATAGAAGCACCAGAAGTCCAGCTGGGAAAACCACTTGCTGTCAAAAGGACTGGTTCAGACATGATCAAGATTGCCCTTTTCAGTGTGTCCATGTCAGGGGACGGCTCTAACCCTGAGGAAGGAACTATAGCGGTCCATCACGGAGTTTCTCTGGAAGTGTCGGAGCTGAATCAGTTGCTGAACGTGGGGAAGCAGCTGGTTAAGGATGAGGTGGGCCTTGTGGTGTGCCAGAAGGTGATGCATCCCTCCTTGAAGCAGTACCTGAAGGAGCAGGGTGTGGTGGCTGTGGACAGGGCCGGGCTGTCCCTGATGGAGCCCCTGGGCCGTGTGACAG GTTCACAGCCTATAGCTTCCATACATTCATTGCCTCCTGGCTGTTATGGCAGCTTGAAAGATTTGTGTGTTGAGAGTTTTGCTTCAAAGCATTTTCTACATCTAATTCCTGGGGACACAGTTATCTGCAGCCTGATACTCTGTAACAGAAGTGAAACAGCATGGGATGAGTTGAAG cGTGTCTGTGAAACTGCAGAACACGTGTTGCAGTTAACAGTGAAGGAACCTTTGGCATTATTAGGAGGGGGCTGTACAGAAACTCACCTGGCTTCATACCTAAGACACAAG AGCTACAGCCTGCCTGCCAGCACTCTCAGAGACCTGGGTTGTTCTCAGACACAGTACCGCCTGGTTGCTGAGGGGTTTTGCCGCGCCCTCGAGTCTGTAGCTCGCGCTCTTAGTCACGATGGAGAAGAAGTCCTGACAGATGTGGTGTATGGGCACTGCTGGTTTGTTCCCCCCGGTTCTCCCTGTGTCTCCAGGTGGTCAGATTTAGTTTCCAAATGCAGCTGTGGGGCGAGTAGTAGCACAGAGGACCTCAGCTGGAGCTTTTTGCAAGGCCAGTCTGGCTCTCCTGTTTTACAGGGCTGCCCTCAAGAGCCCTCAGTAAAGGTTGCTGACCTCCGGGTTCTGGATTGCTTTGCTGCCAAGTGCAGCGGCCTGCAAGTAGCTCTGGAGACAGCCAACCTGATTTTGGATCTCTCATACATAATTGAAGATCAAAATTAG